In the genome of Streptomyces sp. SAI-127, the window CTGACAGAGCCGGCCGCCGCGGACGCACAAGCGACGCGGGCCGCGGCAGCGCAGGCCCACACCACGGGAGTACTCAACGATGAGTCCCAGACCCGGACGCGCGCTCCGTCGCGCGCTCACCGCGATCGTCCCCGTCACCGCCCTTCTCACCCTGGCGGCGTGCGGCACCGACACCACTCCGGCCGCCGGCTCCGCCAAGGCCGCGGGGGCCGACCCCGCCGGGCTGAGCGCGGCCCGCGCGGCCATGACGAAGTACTCGGCGCGCCCGGACCGGATCCCTGTCACCGAACCGGTGGGCAAGAAGATCCCCACGGGCAAGAAGATCGACTTCATCCTGTGCGGCGTTCAGTCCTGCAAGGATCTGGCCGACTTCTTCACCGCCGGGGCCAAGGAGCTCGGCTGGGACGTCAAGCAGATCGCCACGCAGGGCACACCGGAGTCCGTCCAGGCCGCCTACGAGCAGGCACTGCGCGACAAGCCGGACGCCGTCGTCGCCTCCGGGTTCCCGCGCGCGGTGTACGCCAAGCAGCTGGCGCAGCTGAAGCAGGCCGGCATCCCGGTCATCCAGTCGAACGCCGACGACGTGGCGGGCGACGGCATCTCCCTGCTGAAGAACGGGCCGAAGGACGTCGCCGTCCAGGGCGAGATGCTCGCCTCGTGGGTGGTGTCGGACAGCGGCGCCCAGGCCGACACCGTCTACTTCGACCTGCCCGCCTACACCATCCTCAAGCCGGTCAAGGACACGTTCGCGGCCAAGTACAAGCAGTGGTGCACGGACTGCGGGCTGGACACCGTCGACGTACCGATCACCGCGATCGGCAAGGACATGCCGGACCGCGTGGTGTCCTACGTCCGCTCGCACCCCAAGGTGACCCACATCGTCTTCTCCCTGGGCCTGCTCAACGTGGGCGTGCCGGCCGCGCTGAAGACCGCCGGCATCACCGGCAAGCACATCGCGGTGAACGTCGGTGACGCGCAGAACTACCAGTACATCGAGAGCGGCCTCAGCGACGGCGCCATGGCCCTCAACTCCCACGAGGCCGCCTGGCTCCAGGTCGACGCGCTGGCCCGCCACTTCACCGGCCAGTCCATGGCGGTGGATCAGAAGGCGGTGCTGCCCAACATGCTGATCACCGGCAAGGACAACCTCCCGTCCGCCGACGGTGACTTCCCGCTCGTCGAGGACTACCAGGCGCAGTTCAAGGCGCTCTGGGGTCTGAGCTGAGCGCCGGAAGGAGCAATGGTGCACGCTGAAACGTCGCTCGGGTCGGCCGGGACGCAGGAGACCGACCGGACCGTGCTGCGGGTGTCCGGACTGTCGAAGCGGTTCGGCGCGACCCAGGCACTCCAGGACGTCGACCTCGACATCGCCCACGGCGAGATCCATGCGCTGATCGGGCCCAACGGCTCCGGCAAGTCCACCCTCATCAAGATCCTCGCCGGGTATCACCACGCAGACCCGGGAGCGGCCGCCGCACTCGACGGCGAGCCGTTCGACCTGGGCCAGGTCACCGGCTCCCGGCACGACCGGCTCCGCTTCGTCCACCAGGAGCTGGGCCTGGTCGGCGAGTTGAGCGCCACGGACAACCTCGCGCTCAGCCGCGGCT includes:
- a CDS encoding substrate-binding domain-containing protein, with the translated sequence MSPRPGRALRRALTAIVPVTALLTLAACGTDTTPAAGSAKAAGADPAGLSAARAAMTKYSARPDRIPVTEPVGKKIPTGKKIDFILCGVQSCKDLADFFTAGAKELGWDVKQIATQGTPESVQAAYEQALRDKPDAVVASGFPRAVYAKQLAQLKQAGIPVIQSNADDVAGDGISLLKNGPKDVAVQGEMLASWVVSDSGAQADTVYFDLPAYTILKPVKDTFAAKYKQWCTDCGLDTVDVPITAIGKDMPDRVVSYVRSHPKVTHIVFSLGLLNVGVPAALKTAGITGKHIAVNVGDAQNYQYIESGLSDGAMALNSHEAAWLQVDALARHFTGQSMAVDQKAVLPNMLITGKDNLPSADGDFPLVEDYQAQFKALWGLS